The following coding sequences lie in one Oculatellaceae cyanobacterium genomic window:
- a CDS encoding ester cyclase: MIDAMKSPKKVLHDWITAYNTRDPYALIELYHDDAVNHQVAFGSPLQGREALLESFIAFFKAFPDNYTHPENLFEEGEWAMIEWSGGGTFLGELGGYAPTGKSFTLQGCGFFHIVDGKIRFQRGYIDKHSWFTQIGLPIS; the protein is encoded by the coding sequence ATGATTGACGCGATGAAATCACCTAAAAAAGTTCTGCACGATTGGATTACTGCATACAATACTCGTGACCCTTACGCCCTGATTGAGCTTTATCACGATGACGCTGTAAACCATCAGGTAGCCTTTGGCTCTCCCCTTCAAGGGCGCGAGGCTCTGCTAGAGAGCTTTATTGCCTTCTTCAAAGCCTTTCCCGACAACTACACCCATCCAGAAAATTTGTTTGAGGAAGGTGAGTGGGCGATGATTGAGTGGAGTGGAGGTGGTACGTTTTTGGGTGAACTTGGCGGCTATGCACCAACAGGTAAAAGCTTCACATTACAAGGATGTGGCTTCTTCCATATCGTTGATGGCAAAATCCGTTTCCAGCGTGGTTATATTGATAAGCACTCTTGGTTTACGCAGATTGGTTTGCCGATTTCATAG